A stretch of [Clostridium] scindens DNA encodes these proteins:
- the polA gene encoding DNA polymerase I, which produces MNSKIVLIDGHSILNRAFYGLPDLTNADGLHTNAIYGFLTIMFKILEEEKPEYLTVAFDVHAPTFRHEMYEEYKGTRKPMADELRQQVPVIKEVLKAMGIRIIEQAGLEADDLIGTLSKRCAQKGMEVSVISGDRDLLQLATEQVKIRIPKTKQGRTEVEDYYAQDVKERYQVTPTEFIDLKALMGDASDNIPGVPSIGEKTATKIITEYHSIEEAHAHVDEVKPPRASKALKEHWDMAVMSKRLATINVDADFPYELDEAKLGNIYTEEAYAYFQKLQFKNLLQRFDVTAPSNQVEDAFREVKDRKEAEAIFAAAKGADEIGACIFKDTQNVLPLFAGQAGIDGIGLCFSKKDVYCIRAGQGIEVSWLLEQLEGVAKDAGRFAMFDIKEALEHIRIARQDNCFDVTVAAYLLNPLKSNYTYEDVAREQLNLIIEDKLDAWTKACYEAYTAYAASGILWKRLKECLMDRLFMDIEMPLVFTLYDMEVNGVKVEAEALKYYGDQLGAKIVELEKDIYEEAGETFNINSPKQLGVVLFENMKIPGGKKTKTGYSTAADVLEKLAPDYPIIAKILEYRQYTKLKSTYADGLAGYIQEDGRIHSKFNQTITATGRLSSTEPNLQNIPIRVELGRLIRKVFIPEDGFVFVDADYSQIELRVLAHCSGDSHLIDAYKEKKDIHRITASQVFHIPFDEVTDQQRRNAKAVNFGIVYGISSFGLSQDLSITRKEASKYIEDYFTTYPGIKIFLDDTVKHAKEMGYVVTLFGRRRPVPELSSSNYMQRSFGERVAMNAPIQGTAADIIKIAMIGVGRRLKEQKMKSRLVLQVHDELLVEAYKPELDQVKKILKEEMEQAASLDVPLEIDMHTGDNWYEAK; this is translated from the coding sequence ATGAATAGTAAGATTGTTTTGATAGATGGACATAGCATCCTGAACCGCGCGTTCTACGGGCTCCCGGATCTGACCAATGCAGACGGGCTTCATACGAATGCCATTTACGGCTTTCTGACGATTATGTTCAAGATATTAGAAGAAGAAAAGCCGGAGTATCTGACGGTTGCTTTTGATGTACATGCGCCTACGTTCCGCCATGAGATGTATGAGGAATACAAAGGGACGAGAAAGCCTATGGCCGATGAACTGCGCCAGCAGGTGCCGGTGATCAAGGAAGTGTTAAAGGCGATGGGCATTCGGATCATCGAGCAGGCGGGGCTGGAGGCAGATGACCTGATCGGAACCTTGTCCAAGCGATGCGCGCAGAAGGGAATGGAAGTGTCCGTCATCTCCGGAGACCGGGATCTGCTGCAGCTGGCGACAGAGCAGGTGAAGATCCGCATTCCCAAGACGAAGCAGGGCCGTACGGAAGTGGAGGACTATTATGCCCAGGATGTCAAGGAACGCTATCAGGTAACTCCCACAGAGTTTATCGACCTGAAGGCGCTTATGGGCGATGCCTCCGACAATATACCAGGAGTGCCAAGCATTGGGGAGAAGACGGCGACAAAGATCATCACGGAGTATCATTCAATCGAAGAGGCGCATGCCCATGTGGACGAGGTAAAGCCGCCCAGGGCGTCCAAAGCATTAAAAGAGCACTGGGATATGGCGGTCATGAGTAAGAGGCTGGCTACGATCAATGTGGACGCGGATTTTCCATATGAGCTGGATGAGGCAAAACTTGGGAATATCTACACGGAAGAGGCCTATGCTTACTTCCAGAAACTTCAGTTTAAGAATCTGCTGCAGCGTTTTGACGTGACCGCGCCATCCAACCAGGTGGAGGATGCGTTTCGGGAAGTTAAGGATAGAAAAGAGGCGGAAGCCATATTCGCGGCTGCAAAAGGAGCCGATGAGATAGGCGCGTGCATATTCAAGGATACCCAGAATGTGCTTCCGCTTTTCGCAGGGCAGGCCGGGATTGACGGCATTGGACTCTGCTTTTCTAAAAAGGATGTCTACTGCATTCGCGCGGGCCAGGGGATTGAAGTATCCTGGCTTCTGGAGCAGCTGGAGGGCGTAGCAAAAGACGCAGGGCGCTTTGCCATGTTTGACATCAAGGAGGCTCTGGAGCATATCCGCATTGCCCGCCAGGATAACTGTTTTGACGTGACGGTGGCAGCGTACCTTCTGAATCCTCTGAAAAGTAATTATACCTATGAGGATGTTGCAAGGGAACAGCTGAACCTGATTATAGAAGATAAGCTGGATGCCTGGACGAAGGCATGCTATGAAGCCTATACGGCGTATGCCGCATCCGGGATTCTGTGGAAGAGACTGAAGGAATGCCTGATGGACAGGCTGTTTATGGATATCGAGATGCCGCTGGTATTTACCCTTTATGACATGGAAGTAAACGGCGTGAAGGTTGAGGCTGAGGCGCTTAAGTATTACGGTGACCAGCTGGGTGCCAAGATCGTGGAATTGGAGAAGGATATTTATGAGGAAGCAGGAGAAACCTTCAACATCAATTCTCCGAAGCAGCTGGGCGTGGTCCTTTTTGAGAACATGAAGATTCCAGGGGGCAAGAAGACGAAAACAGGCTATTCTACGGCGGCGGACGTGCTGGAGAAACTAGCGCCGGATTACCCGATCATCGCAAAGATCCTGGAGTACAGGCAGTATACAAAACTGAAGTCCACCTATGCGGACGGGCTTGCAGGCTATATCCAGGAAGACGGACGGATCCACAGCAAGTTCAACCAGACGATCACGGCAACCGGAAGACTGAGCAGTACGGAGCCGAACTTGCAGAATATTCCGATCCGTGTGGAACTGGGAAGACTGATTCGCAAGGTATTCATCCCGGAAGACGGATTCGTCTTCGTAGACGCGGATTATTCTCAGATTGAGCTGCGCGTGCTGGCCCATTGTTCCGGGGACAGCCATTTGATCGATGCCTACAAGGAGAAGAAGGACATCCACAGGATTACGGCGTCCCAGGTGTTCCACATTCCGTTTGACGAGGTTACCGACCAGCAGCGGCGCAATGCTAAGGCAGTCAATTTTGGAATCGTCTATGGCATCAGCTCGTTCGGGCTGAGCCAGGATTTGAGCATCACCAGGAAAGAGGCATCCAAGTATATAGAAGACTATTTCACCACCTATCCGGGCATCAAGATATTCCTGGATGATACGGTGAAGCATGCAAAAGAGATGGGGTATGTGGTAACCCTGTTCGGGCGCAGGCGCCCGGTTCCGGAACTGTCTTCCAGCAATTACATGCAGCGTTCCTTCGGCGAGAGGGTTGCTATGAATGCGCCCATCCAGGGAACAGCGGCGGATATTATCAAGATTGCGATGATAGGAGTGGGCAGGCGGCTTAAGGAGCAGAAGATGAAGTCCAGGCTGGTGCTGCAGGTTCATGACGAACTTCTGGTGGAGGCGTACAAGCCGGAACTTGACCAGGTAAAGAAGATACTGAAAGAAGAGATGGAGCAGGCAGCATCTTTGGATGTGCCGCTGGAGATAGACATGCATACAGGAGATAACTGGTACGAAGCAAAGTAG
- the coaE gene encoding dephospho-CoA kinase (Dephospho-CoA kinase (CoaE) performs the final step in coenzyme A biosynthesis.): MKIIGITGGVGAGKTQILEYLNNKYGATICQADQVGKKLQKKGTPCFEAIVEHFGTDILDEKGELDRERLAEIVFSKKEELSVLNGIIHPAVKEEIRRKIAKEERKNTNLFIVEAALLIEDNYEEICDELWYVYVEDEIRKKRLIYARGYDARKVDDIIAAQLPKDVFLKHCDRVIDNNGVFEETKMQLDQIVADL, from the coding sequence ATGAAGATTATTGGAATTACTGGCGGAGTAGGGGCAGGAAAGACGCAGATACTGGAGTACCTCAATAACAAATACGGAGCAACCATCTGTCAGGCGGATCAAGTGGGGAAGAAACTCCAGAAAAAGGGAACCCCATGCTTTGAGGCCATTGTGGAGCATTTCGGGACGGATATCCTGGATGAGAAGGGCGAGCTTGACAGAGAAAGGCTGGCAGAAATCGTATTTTCGAAGAAAGAAGAATTATCCGTGCTCAATGGCATTATCCATCCTGCGGTGAAGGAAGAGATCCGCAGGAAGATAGCCAAAGAGGAGCGGAAGAATACGAATCTGTTCATCGTGGAGGCAGCGCTTTTGATTGAAGATAACTATGAAGAGATCTGCGATGAACTGTGGTATGTCTATGTGGAAGACGAGATTCGTAAAAAGCGGCTGATCTACGCAAGAGGCTATGATGCCCGGAAAGTGGACGACATCATTGCCGCCCAGCTGCCAAAGGATGTATTCCTGAAGCATTGCGACAGGGTCATCGACAACAACGGCGTCTTTGAGGAGACGAAGATGCAGCTGGATCAGATTGTAGCAGATTTATAA
- a CDS encoding MBL fold metallo-hydrolase → MRLCSIASGSSGNCIYVGDDDTHLLVDTGISKKRIEQGLHTLGIKGEELNGILITHEHVDHIQGLGVFSRKYGIPIYATRGTIEGIRCCTSLGKMPEGLLHDVPVDETFSLGGMSIRPFAISHDAKEPSGYRIENETKSVAVATDLGKYDEYTVEHLKDLNAVVLEANHDIHMLEVGPYPYPLKRRVAGDKGHLSNELSGRLLCDILHDNLQYVVLGHLSKENNYEELAYETVKLEVSIGDNPYKGEDIPMMVAKRDMVSEIITL, encoded by the coding sequence ATGAGATTATGCAGTATTGCCAGTGGAAGCAGCGGAAACTGCATCTACGTAGGAGATGACGATACTCATCTGCTGGTGGATACAGGAATCAGCAAGAAGAGAATTGAGCAGGGATTACATACATTAGGAATTAAGGGAGAAGAACTGAACGGCATTCTGATCACCCATGAGCATGTGGATCATATCCAGGGGCTGGGGGTATTCAGCAGGAAGTACGGGATACCCATCTATGCCACCCGGGGGACGATTGAAGGAATCCGATGCTGCACAAGCCTGGGGAAGATGCCGGAAGGACTGCTGCATGATGTCCCGGTGGATGAGACATTTTCACTTGGAGGCATGAGCATACGGCCTTTTGCGATCTCCCATGACGCTAAGGAGCCTTCCGGATACCGGATCGAGAATGAGACGAAATCCGTGGCGGTAGCGACAGACCTGGGGAAATACGACGAATACACGGTAGAGCATCTGAAGGATCTGAATGCGGTAGTCCTGGAGGCAAACCACGATATCCACATGCTTGAAGTAGGTCCCTATCCCTATCCTCTTAAAAGGAGAGTGGCAGGAGATAAAGGACATTTGTCAAATGAATTGTCAGGAAGGCTTCTTTGTGATATACTGCATGACAACCTTCAATATGTGGTGCTGGGCCATCTGAGTAAGGAGAATAATTACGAAGAACTGGCCTACGAGACGGTCAAGCTGGAGGTCAGCATCGGCGACAACCCATATAAAGGCGAAGATATCCCTATGATGGTAGCAAAGAGGGATATGGTATCAGAGATTATAACATTATAG
- a CDS encoding ACT domain-containing protein: protein MKKCVITVVGKDTVGIIAKVCTYLAETNINVLDISQTIVDGYFNMMAIVDVTKSSKEIATVAKELEDLGLTIGVTIHCQREEIFEKMHRL, encoded by the coding sequence ATGAAGAAATGCGTGATTACGGTTGTAGGAAAAGATACGGTGGGAATTATTGCCAAGGTTTGTACATATCTGGCGGAGACGAATATTAATGTACTGGATATATCCCAGACGATCGTCGACGGATATTTTAACATGATGGCGATCGTAGATGTTACCAAATCCAGCAAAGAGATTGCGACGGTTGCGAAGGAACTGGAAGACCTGGGCCTTACCATAGGAGTGACGATTCACTGCCAGAGGGAAGAGATATTTGAAAAGATGCACAGATTATAA
- a CDS encoding PFL family protein, protein MINRYEVYETNQMIEQENLDVRTITLGISLLDCIDADLEKLNENIYHKITTVAKNLVSTGEEIEREFGIPIVNKRISITPIALIGGAACKKQEDYVKVAKTLDAAAKEVGVNFIGGYSALVSKSMTKSDEMLIRSIPEALACTERVCSSINVGSTRTGINMDAVRLSGEIVKATAEATKEMDSLGCAKLVVFCNAPDDNPFMAGAFLGVTEGDAVINVGVSGPGVVKHAIEQVRGKGFEKLCETIKKTAFKVTRVGQLVAGEASKRLGIPFGIVDLSLAPTPAVGDSVAEILEEIGLERVGAPGTTAALAMLNDQVKKGGVMASSYVGGLSGAFIPVSEDKGMIDAVKMGALTMEKLEAMTCVCSVGLDMIAIPGKTKATTISGIIADEMAIGMVNQKTTAVRLIPVIGKDVGETAEFGGLLGYAPIMPVNEYDCSAFVNRQGRIPAPIHSFKN, encoded by the coding sequence ATGATAAACAGATATGAAGTATATGAGACGAACCAGATGATCGAGCAGGAGAACCTTGATGTAAGGACGATTACCCTTGGCATCAGCCTGCTGGACTGTATTGATGCGGATCTTGAGAAACTCAATGAAAATATTTACCATAAGATTACGACGGTGGCAAAGAACTTGGTGTCAACCGGCGAAGAGATTGAAAGAGAGTTCGGAATTCCGATTGTAAATAAACGAATTTCCATTACCCCTATCGCGCTGATCGGAGGGGCGGCCTGCAAGAAGCAGGAAGACTATGTAAAGGTGGCGAAGACTCTGGATGCCGCGGCCAAGGAAGTAGGCGTCAACTTTATCGGGGGATATTCCGCGCTGGTGTCAAAGTCTATGACCAAAAGCGATGAGATGCTGATCCGTTCCATTCCGGAAGCGCTGGCGTGCACGGAGCGGGTGTGCAGTTCCATCAATGTGGGCTCTACCAGGACGGGCATCAACATGGACGCGGTACGCTTAAGCGGAGAGATTGTGAAAGCCACCGCCGAAGCGACGAAGGAGATGGATTCCCTGGGATGTGCCAAATTGGTGGTCTTCTGCAATGCGCCGGATGACAATCCGTTCATGGCAGGAGCGTTCCTTGGAGTTACGGAAGGAGACGCTGTCATCAACGTAGGAGTCAGCGGTCCGGGAGTCGTTAAGCACGCCATAGAGCAGGTGCGCGGCAAGGGATTTGAAAAATTATGCGAGACGATAAAGAAGACGGCGTTCAAGGTTACAAGGGTCGGACAGCTGGTGGCAGGCGAAGCGTCCAAACGGCTGGGGATTCCTTTTGGAATTGTGGATCTGTCTCTGGCGCCTACGCCGGCTGTTGGGGACAGCGTGGCCGAGATATTGGAAGAGATCGGGCTGGAGCGCGTAGGGGCGCCTGGGACTACCGCGGCTCTTGCCATGCTCAATGACCAGGTAAAGAAGGGCGGCGTCATGGCGTCTTCCTATGTGGGAGGCTTAAGCGGCGCATTCATCCCGGTCAGCGAAGACAAGGGAATGATCGACGCGGTGAAGATGGGAGCCCTTACCATGGAAAAACTGGAGGCGATGACCTGCGTCTGTTCCGTAGGACTTGACATGATCGCCATACCTGGAAAGACAAAAGCAACTACAATATCCGGAATTATCGCCGATGAGATGGCAATCGGCATGGTGAATCAGAAGACGACGGCAGTCCGCCTGATTCCGGTTATTGGCAAAGACGTAGGAGAGACGGCTGAATTCGGCGGCCTGCTGGGCTATGCCCCAATCATGCCGGTGAATGAGTATGATTGCAGCGCCTTTGTAAACAGGCAGGGAAGAATCCCTGCGCCGATTCACAGTTTTAAGAATTAG
- a CDS encoding DegV family protein, with product MGTIAVVTDSNSGITQNEAKELGIQVIPMPFYINGELYYEDITLSQEEFYERLAEDADISTSQPAPADVMELWEELLESYDEVIHIPMSSGLSSSCETAMALAQEFDGKVHVIDNQRISVTQRQSVLDAIEMASRGLSAAQIEETLMRERLEASIYITVDTLKYLKKGGRITPAAAALGTVLNIKPVLQIQGEKLDSFAKVRGWKAAKKTMLDAMEKDINGRFAGKKVHLEAAYTCSDEEALAWKSEIEKRFPGYEIQLDRLSLSVACHIGSGAMAVACSRVIE from the coding sequence ATGGGAACAATAGCAGTTGTCACGGACAGCAATAGCGGTATTACCCAGAATGAAGCGAAGGAGCTGGGGATCCAGGTGATTCCGATGCCGTTCTATATCAATGGGGAACTCTATTATGAGGATATCACTTTGAGCCAGGAAGAGTTCTATGAGAGGCTGGCGGAAGATGCGGATATATCTACTTCGCAGCCTGCGCCTGCAGATGTCATGGAATTATGGGAGGAATTACTGGAAAGTTATGATGAAGTGATCCATATCCCGATGTCCAGCGGCCTGAGCAGTTCCTGCGAGACAGCAATGGCTCTTGCCCAGGAGTTTGACGGAAAGGTCCATGTAATTGATAACCAGAGGATATCGGTCACCCAGAGACAGTCTGTTCTGGACGCGATTGAAATGGCTTCAAGGGGTCTGAGTGCAGCGCAGATCGAGGAGACTCTGATGCGCGAACGGCTGGAAGCCAGCATCTATATTACCGTGGATACGCTGAAATATCTGAAGAAAGGCGGCAGAATAACGCCTGCCGCGGCAGCGCTTGGAACGGTGCTTAATATTAAGCCGGTGCTCCAGATCCAGGGAGAGAAACTGGACTCTTTTGCCAAAGTGCGAGGATGGAAAGCGGCAAAAAAGACGATGCTGGATGCAATGGAAAAGGATATCAACGGACGTTTTGCCGGGAAAAAGGTACATCTGGAAGCAGCCTATACCTGCTCGGATGAAGAGGCGCTGGCATGGAAGTCTGAGATTGAGAAGAGATTCCCGGGCTATGAGATACAGCTGGACAGGCTGTCCTTGAGCGTAGCCTGCCACATCGGCAGTGGGGCAATGGCAGTAGCCTGCAGCCGGGTAATTGAATAG
- a CDS encoding nucleotidyltransferase, protein MKIVGLITEYNPFHNGHLYHIQKAKEISGADAAVVVMSGNYVQRGAPAIMPKHLRAEVALEAGVPVVMELPVCYASGSAEYFAAGAISLFEQLGCIDSICFGSECGDYKVLERIARVTADEPEEYKFSLQEALRKGISFPRARQMALKAYLKDDSLDVILEQPNNILGIEYIKALYKKKSSIKTYTIKRMVSGYHDEELTGSYSSASAIRKLLAYASSSIHLEEEGMFDEPAMSEVLTRLEGQVPPSCIRLLEEMHRTRYPIYSNDFSLLLKYKLLTETSDTLVKYKDVTEDLANRIMNHANDFITFDQFCDLLKTRDMTYTRISRSLFHILLDITNEDMLSYQEEGYCQYARILGFRKDAGQILSCLKNSSSVPIITKLTQTEDLTPAGLNMLSKDIFASNLYESIITNKFKLPFINEYQHQIVRI, encoded by the coding sequence ATGAAAATAGTAGGATTGATCACGGAATACAACCCATTTCACAATGGACACCTGTACCATATTCAAAAAGCAAAAGAGATATCCGGGGCGGATGCGGCAGTCGTTGTTATGAGCGGCAACTACGTGCAGCGGGGCGCTCCGGCCATTATGCCCAAGCATCTAAGAGCGGAGGTAGCCCTCGAAGCCGGCGTGCCCGTCGTCATGGAACTTCCTGTATGCTACGCTTCCGGAAGCGCCGAATATTTTGCCGCGGGCGCCATCTCCCTGTTTGAGCAGCTGGGATGCATAGACTCCATCTGTTTTGGCAGCGAATGCGGAGACTACAAAGTTCTGGAAAGGATTGCCCGCGTGACTGCCGACGAGCCGGAGGAATATAAGTTCTCCCTTCAGGAGGCGTTAAGAAAGGGCATCTCCTTTCCACGGGCAAGACAGATGGCCTTAAAGGCTTATTTAAAGGATGATTCCCTGGATGTGATTCTGGAACAGCCCAATAACATTCTGGGCATTGAGTACATTAAGGCGCTCTACAAGAAAAAAAGCAGCATCAAGACTTATACCATCAAACGCATGGTATCCGGCTACCACGATGAGGAACTGACCGGCAGCTACAGTTCCGCGTCCGCCATCCGCAAGTTGCTGGCCTATGCCAGCAGTTCCATCCATCTGGAGGAGGAAGGCATGTTTGACGAGCCCGCCATGTCCGAGGTGCTGACCCGGCTGGAAGGCCAGGTGCCTCCGTCCTGTATCCGTCTTCTGGAAGAGATGCACCGTACCCGATATCCAATCTACTCCAATGACTTTTCACTTCTTCTAAAGTACAAGCTGCTGACCGAGACCAGCGATACTCTGGTCAAGTACAAGGATGTGACCGAGGATCTGGCTAACCGGATCATGAACCATGCCAATGATTTCATCACGTTTGACCAGTTCTGCGATCTTCTCAAGACCCGGGATATGACCTACACCCGCATCAGCCGCAGCCTGTTTCATATCCTGCTTGATATCACCAATGAAGACATGCTCTCCTATCAGGAGGAAGGCTACTGTCAGTATGCACGCATTCTGGGATTCCGCAAGGATGCCGGCCAGATCCTCTCCTGCCTGAAGAACAGTTCCTCCGTGCCGATCATCACCAAATTGACCCAGACGGAAGACTTAACCCCGGCAGGGCTAAATATGCTAAGCAAGGACATCTTTGCCTCCAATCTCTATGAAAGCATCATTACGAACAAGTTCAAGCTGCCTTTCATCAATGAATATCAGCATCAGATCGTGAGAATCTAG
- the mgtE gene encoding magnesium transporter, translating to MTEERILEMLEERQYKDLKEELENNMYPIDLADILENFDQKHLVMVFRLLAKEEAAETFTYMNSDMRELLINALTDSELEEVMEEMYLDDTVDVLEEMPANVVDRLLMATDEETRVQINQLLQYPEDSAGSVMNVDYIALRKEMTVAESILKIRQVGINKETIYTCYVTEKRKLIGQVDVKELLTTSESKTVEEIMDTNMLYAHTTDDQEDVARTITKYGLIALPIVDHEMCMVGIVTVDDAMVVLQEETTEDISIMAGVNPNEETYFGTTVLEHVKSRIPWLLFLMLSATVTQMIMNSYEAALAVMPQLAGFIPMLTGTGGNCGSQSSTLVIRGLAVGEIEFKDLFKVIWKEVRIAVCISLILSVVNGLRILLMGQGDAMMAFTIGLTMACTVVIAKVVGCTLPLLAKKVGLDPAIMATPLISTLVDISTISVYFAIVSTAFAL from the coding sequence CTGACGGAAGAACGGATACTGGAGATGCTGGAAGAGCGCCAGTATAAGGATTTAAAGGAAGAACTCGAAAATAATATGTATCCCATTGACCTGGCTGACATCCTGGAGAATTTTGACCAGAAGCATCTGGTTATGGTATTCAGGCTTCTGGCCAAGGAAGAGGCGGCAGAGACATTTACGTATATGAACAGCGATATGCGCGAGCTGCTGATCAATGCACTGACGGATTCCGAACTGGAAGAAGTCATGGAAGAGATGTACTTAGACGATACGGTAGACGTTCTGGAGGAGATGCCGGCCAATGTGGTGGACAGGCTTCTGATGGCCACGGATGAGGAGACAAGAGTCCAGATCAACCAGCTGCTCCAGTATCCGGAGGACAGCGCGGGAAGCGTGATGAACGTAGACTATATCGCGCTGAGAAAAGAGATGACGGTTGCAGAGTCCATCCTGAAGATCCGCCAGGTCGGTATCAACAAAGAGACCATCTATACCTGCTATGTCACGGAGAAGCGCAAGCTGATCGGCCAGGTAGACGTAAAGGAACTTCTTACTACCAGCGAATCCAAGACGGTGGAAGAGATCATGGACACGAATATGCTGTATGCGCATACGACGGATGATCAGGAAGACGTGGCAAGGACCATCACCAAGTACGGCCTGATCGCGCTTCCTATCGTGGACCATGAGATGTGCATGGTGGGAATCGTAACCGTTGACGATGCCATGGTTGTCCTGCAGGAAGAGACGACGGAAGATATCAGCATCATGGCCGGTGTCAATCCCAATGAGGAGACTTACTTTGGCACGACGGTATTGGAACATGTGAAGAGCCGTATTCCCTGGCTTCTGTTCTTGATGCTGTCTGCCACGGTGACGCAGATGATCATGAACAGTTATGAGGCGGCCCTTGCGGTCATGCCGCAGCTGGCGGGATTCATTCCTATGCTTACCGGTACTGGAGGCAATTGCGGCTCCCAGAGTTCCACGCTGGTCATCCGGGGGCTGGCGGTAGGCGAGATCGAGTTTAAGGATCTGTTCAAAGTCATCTGGAAGGAAGTTCGCATCGCGGTGTGCATCAGCCTGATCCTTTCGGTGGTTAACGGTCTTCGGATCCTGCTGATGGGACAAGGGGATGCAATGATGGCATTTACCATCGGGCTTACCATGGCATGCACGGTAGTGATCGCCAAGGTGGTAGGCTGTACCCTGCCTCTTCTGGCAAAGAAAGTGGGACTGGATCCTGCCATCATGGCTACGCCGCTGATTTCTACCCTGGTAGACATCAGTACCATCAGCGTATACTTTGCCATTGTCAGCACGGCATTTGCCCTGTAG
- the pta gene encoding phosphate acetyltransferase, which yields MGFIDEIKAKAKTSKKTIVLPETEDIRTYEAAEAVLKEGTANLILIGSEEEIAKNKGSFDITGATIVDPATYEKTDAYIAKLVELRQKKGMTEEQARELLLTNYLYYGVMMVKMKDADGMVSGACHSTADTLRPCLQILKTKPGTKLVSAFFIMVVPDCDMGADGTFVFADCGLEQNPDPEKLAAIALSSAESFRLLTEKDPVVALLSHSTKGSAKHADVDKVVEATRIAKENAPEGLLIDGEFQLDAAIVPSVGASKAPGSPVAGKANVLVFPDLDAGNIGYKLVQRLAKAEAYGPLTQGIAAPVNDLSRGCSAKDIEGVVAITAVQAMAEE from the coding sequence ATGGGATTTATAGATGAAATCAAAGCAAAAGCAAAAACGAGCAAAAAGACAATCGTACTTCCAGAGACAGAAGACATCAGGACTTATGAAGCTGCTGAAGCAGTACTGAAAGAGGGAACCGCCAACCTGATTCTGATCGGAAGCGAAGAAGAGATCGCTAAGAACAAAGGTTCTTTCGATATTACCGGAGCAACGATTGTAGACCCTGCAACATATGAAAAAACGGATGCATACATCGCGAAACTGGTAGAACTCAGACAGAAGAAGGGAATGACAGAGGAGCAGGCAAGAGAACTGCTGCTTACCAACTACCTGTATTATGGAGTCATGATGGTTAAGATGAAGGATGCTGACGGAATGGTATCCGGAGCATGCCACTCGACAGCAGATACCTTAAGGCCATGCCTTCAGATCCTGAAGACGAAGCCGGGAACCAAGCTGGTATCTGCATTTTTCATCATGGTAGTGCCGGACTGCGATATGGGCGCAGACGGAACATTCGTCTTTGCAGACTGCGGACTGGAGCAGAACCCAGATCCAGAGAAACTGGCAGCCATCGCGCTTTCTTCCGCAGAGTCATTCAGGCTGCTGACAGAGAAAGATCCGGTAGTCGCTCTGCTTTCCCATTCTACAAAGGGAAGCGCAAAGCATGCGGATGTTGACAAAGTCGTAGAGGCTACACGTATCGCAAAGGAAAATGCGCCAGAAGGACTTCTTATAGACGGAGAATTCCAGCTGGATGCAGCCATCGTTCCATCCGTAGGAGCGTCCAAGGCTCCGGGAAGCCCGGTAGCAGGAAAGGCCAACGTACTCGTGTTCCCGGATCTGGATGCCGGAAATATCGGATACAAGCTGGTACAAAGACTTGCAAAGGCAGAAGCGTACGGACCTCTGACACAGGGAATCGCAGCGCCTGTCAATGACCTGTCACGCGGATGCAGCGCAAAGGATATCGAAGGCGTAGTTGCGATTACGGCTGTTCAGGCAATGGCAGAAGAGTAA